The following are from one region of the Hymenobacter sp. YIM 151858-1 genome:
- a CDS encoding SPASM domain-containing protein: protein MRSTLRDGLNFFSKLTPLRALNAVQVTGSYVLSRLTNRSRAWGLPMAVSLEPTTSCNLRCPECPSGLRSFTRPTGMLEGEVFYRTIDELAPRLWYLTFYFQGEPYLHPQFLDMVQYAARKKIYTATSTNAHYLTEANAKKTVESGLDRLIVSLDGTTQEVYQQYRVGGRLDKVLEGVKRVVKYKQELGSATPRIIFQFLVVRPNEHQIDEARQLARDLGVDDVWFKTAQIYDYQQGSPLIPTIDYYSRYQNNQDGTWSIKNRLLNHCWKMWHSCVITWDGLVVPCCFDKDAEYRLGDLKGQTFRQLWHGPKYQDFRKALLKGRDQVEMCRNCTEGTRVWG, encoded by the coding sequence ATGCGCTCCACCCTCCGCGACGGGCTGAACTTCTTTTCCAAGCTTACGCCCCTGCGGGCCCTGAACGCCGTGCAGGTAACGGGCTCCTACGTGCTGAGCCGCCTCACCAACCGCTCGCGGGCGTGGGGGCTGCCCATGGCCGTGTCGCTGGAGCCTACTACCTCGTGCAACCTGCGCTGCCCCGAGTGCCCCAGCGGCTTGCGCTCCTTTACGCGACCTACGGGCATGCTCGAAGGCGAGGTGTTTTACCGCACCATCGATGAGCTGGCGCCGCGCCTGTGGTACCTCACCTTCTACTTTCAGGGCGAGCCGTACCTGCACCCACAGTTCCTCGACATGGTGCAGTACGCCGCGCGCAAGAAGATTTACACCGCCACCAGCACCAACGCCCACTACCTCACCGAGGCCAACGCCAAGAAGACCGTGGAAAGCGGCCTCGACCGGCTTATCGTGTCGCTCGATGGCACCACGCAGGAGGTGTACCAGCAGTACCGCGTGGGCGGCCGTTTGGATAAAGTGCTGGAAGGCGTGAAGCGCGTGGTAAAGTACAAGCAGGAGCTGGGCAGCGCCACGCCGCGCATCATTTTCCAGTTTTTGGTGGTGCGCCCCAACGAGCACCAGATCGACGAAGCCCGGCAGCTGGCCCGCGACCTGGGCGTGGACGACGTGTGGTTTAAAACCGCCCAGATCTACGACTACCAGCAAGGCTCGCCGCTCATCCCCACCATCGACTACTACTCGCGCTACCAGAACAATCAAGACGGTACCTGGAGCATCAAAAACCGCCTGCTCAACCACTGCTGGAAGATGTGGCACTCCTGCGTGATTACCTGGGACGGGCTGGTAGTGCCCTGCTGCTTCGACAAGGACGCCGAGTACCGCCTAGGTGATTTGAAGGGCCAGACCTTTCGGCAGCTGTGGCACGGGCCCAAGTACCAAGACTTCCGCAAAGCCCTGCTCAAAGGCCGCGACCAGGTAGAAATGTGCCGCAACTGCACCGAGGGCACGCGGGTGTGGGGGTAG
- a CDS encoding TlpA family protein disulfide reductase, with the protein MSFVTRLSALSLFALGLLAAPAAAQAQSTVVLTGKINGKTDDTVAVSLREHPLDPKEQLTYARVDGKGEFKLAVKVDGPTKADLVYGDDVTGLWLEPGTNLEVRFKGEDLATTVKFKGKGAEANTYLADFDERFVENDGFQVLPDNISLYEGPFLSFLDYRRKEEMKFLKDVEEDANVSAAFRNYTKAEIDYSYANDRLTYQDLREQVVATEGRLKISGTYYDFLNDAALLNNPAAYQNESYQEFLLNYVHYAATVAGRKKGDPEFYQMCYNLAKEKLQGPMKPVIMGRVLQESFRFGHVKMSAAMLEDFRHSVDQKNHFYPFLKADFDKHKDFAIGSPAPGFKLVSAKGDSVSLQDLRGKLVYVNFWRTTSGLALRDLPYAQELAKKFSGQNIVFVNIALDENEPAWRQLVASKRLSGMHLRAPGGQRGPLARAYMLQEVPAYFLIAEDGTFLNTKPKRLSSRAAVDEIKESFGKASTYSSALPSGK; encoded by the coding sequence ATGTCTTTCGTCACACGTCTTTCTGCTCTGTCCCTGTTCGCACTGGGATTGTTAGCCGCCCCCGCGGCCGCACAGGCGCAGAGCACCGTGGTGCTCACCGGCAAAATCAACGGCAAAACCGACGATACCGTAGCCGTATCGTTGCGCGAACACCCCCTCGACCCCAAGGAGCAGCTTACCTACGCCCGCGTCGACGGCAAAGGCGAGTTTAAGCTGGCCGTGAAGGTGGACGGCCCGACCAAGGCCGACCTGGTATACGGCGACGACGTGACCGGCCTGTGGCTGGAGCCCGGCACCAACCTGGAGGTGCGCTTTAAGGGCGAAGACCTGGCTACCACGGTGAAGTTTAAGGGCAAAGGCGCCGAGGCCAACACCTACCTCGCCGATTTCGACGAGCGGTTTGTGGAGAACGACGGCTTTCAGGTACTGCCCGACAACATCAGTCTCTACGAGGGGCCGTTTTTGTCGTTTCTGGACTACCGCCGCAAGGAGGAAATGAAGTTTTTGAAGGATGTGGAGGAAGACGCCAACGTGTCGGCCGCATTCCGCAACTACACCAAAGCCGAAATCGACTACAGCTACGCCAACGACCGCCTGACCTATCAGGACCTGCGCGAGCAGGTGGTGGCCACCGAGGGCCGCCTGAAGATATCGGGCACGTACTACGACTTCCTGAACGACGCGGCGCTGCTCAACAACCCGGCCGCATACCAGAACGAGAGCTACCAGGAGTTCCTGCTGAACTACGTGCACTACGCCGCCACGGTGGCCGGCCGCAAAAAAGGCGACCCGGAGTTCTACCAGATGTGCTACAACCTGGCCAAGGAAAAGCTGCAAGGCCCCATGAAGCCCGTTATCATGGGCCGCGTGCTGCAGGAGTCGTTCCGCTTCGGCCACGTAAAGATGTCGGCGGCTATGCTGGAGGATTTCCGCCATTCCGTCGACCAGAAAAACCACTTCTACCCTTTCCTGAAGGCCGATTTCGATAAGCACAAAGACTTCGCTATCGGCTCGCCGGCTCCCGGCTTCAAGCTTGTTTCGGCCAAAGGCGACTCGGTATCCTTGCAGGATTTGCGCGGCAAGCTGGTGTACGTAAATTTCTGGCGCACCACCAGCGGCCTGGCCCTGCGCGATTTGCCCTACGCCCAGGAGCTGGCCAAGAAATTCAGCGGCCAGAACATCGTGTTCGTCAACATCGCCCTCGATGAGAACGAGCCGGCCTGGCGGCAGCTGGTAGCCAGCAAACGACTCTCGGGCATGCACCTGCGGGCCCCAGGCGGCCAGCGCGGCCCCCTGGCCCGCGCCTACATGCTGCAGGAAGTACCGGCTTATTTCCTGATTGCGGAAGACGGCACCTTCCTGAACACCAAGCCCAAGCGCCTGAGCAGCCGCGCCGCCGTCGACGAAATCAAGGAATCGTTCGGCAAGGCCTCTACCTACAGCAGCGCCCTGCCCTCGGGCAAGTAA
- a CDS encoding metallophosphoesterase family protein, which translates to MAGAVLCLLAGCDLIEFSPNETRTPEAFRNLTQKNLERLQAQPNPTGGDTVRFVFTGDSQRFYSEAEDFVTSVNQQRDIAFVVLAGDVSDFGLVRELRWVHDKLRHLRMPYLTVVGNHDLVANGSGAYQQVYGPLNYTFTYAGTKFVMVDTNGREYGFNGRVPDVSWVQRELREPAPEVKRQIVMSHVAPMSSDFDPKLVEPYVQTLGDAPRLAFELNGHNHDFSIGKPYENDVTFINSYSFEKRQYVVLTVWGEKEFKLEKVQF; encoded by the coding sequence TTGGCCGGTGCCGTACTGTGCCTCTTGGCCGGCTGCGATTTAATCGAGTTCAGCCCCAACGAAACCCGCACCCCCGAAGCGTTCCGCAACCTCACCCAGAAAAACCTGGAGCGCCTGCAGGCTCAGCCCAATCCCACGGGCGGCGACACGGTGCGCTTCGTGTTCACCGGCGATTCGCAGCGCTTCTACTCCGAGGCCGAAGACTTTGTAACGAGCGTAAACCAGCAACGCGACATTGCTTTTGTGGTGCTGGCCGGCGACGTATCGGACTTCGGGCTGGTGCGCGAGCTGCGCTGGGTGCACGATAAGCTGCGCCACCTGCGCATGCCCTACCTCACGGTGGTGGGCAACCACGATTTGGTGGCCAACGGCAGCGGAGCGTACCAGCAAGTGTACGGCCCGCTCAACTACACCTTTACCTACGCCGGCACCAAGTTCGTGATGGTGGATACCAACGGCCGCGAGTACGGCTTCAACGGCCGCGTGCCCGATGTAAGCTGGGTGCAGCGCGAGCTGCGCGAGCCCGCCCCCGAGGTAAAGCGCCAGATTGTGATGAGCCACGTGGCCCCCATGAGCTCCGACTTCGACCCGAAACTGGTGGAGCCCTACGTGCAAACCCTAGGCGATGCGCCGCGCCTGGCCTTCGAGCTGAACGGCCACAACCACGATTTCAGCATCGGCAAGCCCTACGAGAACGACGTGACGTTCATCAACTCGTACAGCTTCGAGAAGCGCCAGTACGTGGTGCTCACGGTGTGGGGCGAAAAGGAGTTCAAGCTCGAAAAAGTCCAGTTCTGA
- a CDS encoding sensor histidine kinase — MATSTTPLVTADDLATIPVLAGLPDEVLMWLLEHSEARFLPAGTELFRPGDPTDHMFVLLRGALQLWREQGGQREPFLRFEAPAVSGVLPYSRLRQTTATGVVTADATLLMLHRSQFPELEHQSPELVQRLVGLMSDRVREEARGLERDDKLRALGKLAAGLAHELNNPAAAISRAAADLSARTGAEPMLLQELLAAGVPAEQLPPLLALASRSALASTSLSVLEQADCEEELEAWLRKQGIADAHTLAAGLLSGGLDEDALAPVLAALPRHARQPALRWLEGQLASRQLVRDVQEAARRISELVRNVKEYSHMDRGAGMVPTDVHGGLDSTLALLSYPLRQRHVQVVREYAQGLVLVDGSPGALNQVWTNLIDNAIDALPQDGTLTLRTRREGNFICVCIIDSGSGIAPEVLPHIFEPFYTTKPVGEGTGLGLDIARRIVLSHGGRLQANSEPGRTEFCVWLPLAD, encoded by the coding sequence ATGGCTACCTCAACTACCCCGCTCGTAACGGCCGACGACTTGGCCACCATACCAGTACTGGCCGGCTTGCCCGACGAAGTACTGATGTGGCTGCTGGAGCACAGCGAAGCGCGCTTTTTGCCCGCTGGTACCGAGCTGTTCAGGCCCGGCGACCCTACCGACCATATGTTTGTATTGTTGCGCGGTGCGTTGCAGCTGTGGCGCGAGCAAGGCGGGCAGCGCGAGCCTTTTCTGCGCTTCGAGGCGCCGGCCGTGTCGGGGGTGTTGCCGTACTCGCGGCTGCGTCAAACCACGGCCACCGGCGTGGTTACGGCCGATGCAACCCTGCTGATGCTGCACCGCAGCCAGTTTCCGGAGCTGGAGCACCAAAGCCCCGAGCTGGTGCAGCGGTTGGTGGGGCTGATGAGCGACCGGGTGCGCGAAGAAGCCCGCGGGCTGGAGCGCGACGACAAGCTGCGCGCCCTAGGTAAGCTGGCTGCCGGCCTGGCCCACGAGCTGAACAACCCCGCTGCCGCCATCAGCCGGGCCGCCGCCGACCTCTCGGCCCGCACCGGTGCCGAGCCCATGCTGCTGCAAGAGTTGCTGGCCGCGGGCGTACCGGCCGAGCAGCTGCCCCCGTTGTTGGCCCTGGCCAGCCGCTCGGCGCTGGCCAGCACCTCGCTCTCGGTGCTGGAGCAGGCCGATTGCGAGGAGGAGCTGGAGGCCTGGCTGCGCAAGCAAGGCATTGCCGACGCCCACACCCTGGCCGCCGGCCTGCTCAGCGGCGGCCTCGACGAAGATGCCCTGGCGCCCGTGTTGGCCGCGCTACCTAGGCACGCACGCCAACCAGCCCTGCGGTGGCTCGAAGGCCAGCTGGCCAGCCGCCAGTTGGTGCGCGATGTGCAAGAGGCGGCCCGGCGCATTTCGGAGCTGGTGCGCAACGTAAAGGAGTACTCCCACATGGACCGCGGTGCCGGCATGGTGCCCACCGATGTGCACGGCGGCCTCGATAGCACCCTGGCTTTGCTCAGCTACCCGCTGCGGCAGCGCCACGTTCAGGTAGTGCGCGAGTACGCCCAGGGTTTGGTGCTTGTTGATGGCTCGCCGGGGGCGCTCAACCAGGTATGGACCAACCTGATTGACAACGCCATCGACGCTTTGCCCCAAGACGGCACCCTTACGCTGCGCACCCGCCGCGAGGGCAATTTTATTTGTGTGTGCATTATCGACAGCGGCTCGGGCATTGCGCCAGAGGTGCTGCCGCACATCTTCGAGCCCTTCTACACCACCAAACCCGTAGGCGAGGGCACCGGCCTGGGGCTCGACATTGCCCGGCGCATCGTGCTCAGCCACGGCGGGCGCCTGCAAGCCAACTCCGAGCCCGGCCGCACCGAGTTTTGCGTGTGGCTGCCGCTGGCCGATTAA
- the radA gene encoding DNA repair protein RadA produces MAKIKTLYFCQTCGAQSAKWIGRCPSCGEWNTYVEEVIQKEEITPATAWKASTSVGGTSKAAKPKALGEILYEEESRLDTHDGELNRVLGGGLVPGSLVLIGGEPGIGKSTLMLQIAMQLRDLRILYVSGEESEQQIKMRAERLGRQHQGLYILTETNTQNIFKQIDALQPNVVVVDSIQTLHSQLVESGAGSVSQVRECTTELLKYAKDTGVPVLLIGHITKDGSIAGPKILEHMVDTVLQFEGDRHLTYRILRTIKNRFGSTAELGIYEMQGSGLRQVSNPSEILLSQRAETLSGIAIGATLEGNRPLLVEVQALVTPATYGTPQRSSTGFDSKRLQMLLAVLEKRSGLRLGQHDVFLNIAGGLRLEDPALDAAVCAAVVSSLNDIPVPGDVCLAAEVGLSGEIRAVSRLDQRLSEAEKLGFREMYISQFNGRGLDLGRFGLKVHPVARLDEVLSGLFG; encoded by the coding sequence ATGGCCAAAATCAAGACCCTTTATTTCTGCCAAACGTGCGGTGCGCAGTCGGCTAAGTGGATCGGGCGTTGCCCCTCGTGCGGCGAGTGGAACACCTACGTGGAGGAAGTTATCCAGAAGGAGGAAATTACCCCGGCTACCGCCTGGAAAGCGTCTACCTCGGTGGGCGGCACCAGCAAGGCGGCCAAGCCCAAGGCCCTAGGTGAAATCCTGTACGAAGAGGAGTCGCGCCTCGACACCCACGACGGCGAGCTGAACCGTGTGCTGGGCGGCGGCTTGGTGCCGGGCTCGTTGGTACTTATCGGCGGCGAGCCGGGCATCGGCAAAAGCACCCTGATGCTGCAGATTGCCATGCAGCTGCGCGATTTGCGCATCCTGTACGTATCGGGCGAGGAAAGCGAGCAGCAGATAAAGATGCGTGCCGAGCGCCTGGGCCGGCAGCACCAGGGCCTGTACATCCTCACCGAAACCAACACCCAGAACATCTTCAAGCAGATTGACGCGCTGCAGCCCAACGTGGTGGTGGTCGACTCGATCCAGACCCTGCACTCGCAGCTCGTCGAGTCGGGCGCGGGCTCGGTAAGCCAGGTGCGCGAGTGCACCACCGAGCTGCTGAAGTACGCCAAAGACACGGGCGTGCCGGTGCTGCTTATCGGCCACATCACGAAGGACGGCTCCATTGCCGGCCCCAAAATTCTGGAGCACATGGTGGATACGGTGCTGCAGTTTGAGGGCGACCGGCACCTGACGTACCGCATCCTGCGCACCATCAAAAACCGCTTCGGCTCCACGGCCGAGCTGGGTATTTACGAAATGCAGGGCTCGGGCCTGCGGCAGGTCTCGAACCCCTCGGAAATTCTGCTGTCGCAGCGGGCCGAAACCCTGAGTGGCATTGCCATTGGGGCCACGCTCGAGGGCAACCGCCCCCTGCTGGTGGAGGTGCAGGCCCTGGTAACGCCCGCCACCTACGGCACGCCGCAGCGCAGCAGCACCGGTTTCGACAGCAAGCGCCTGCAAATGCTGCTGGCCGTGCTGGAGAAACGCTCGGGCCTGCGCCTGGGCCAGCACGACGTGTTCCTGAACATTGCCGGCGGCCTGCGCCTCGAAGACCCCGCCCTCGACGCGGCCGTGTGCGCGGCGGTGGTATCGTCGCTGAACGACATTCCGGTGCCCGGCGACGTGTGCCTGGCGGCCGAAGTGGGCCTGAGCGGCGAGATACGCGCCGTGTCGCGGCTGGATCAGCGCTTGTCGGAAGCCGAGAAGCTGGGTTTCCGCGAGATGTACATCTCGCAGTTCAACGGCCGCGGCCTCGACCTAGGGCGGTTTGGACTAAAAGTTCACCCGGTTGCACGTCTCGATGAAGTTCTCAGCGGACTGTTCGGCTAA
- a CDS encoding tetratricopeptide repeat protein, which produces MRVFLLGAVLVLLGAGPLRAQTEAAVLARAEALIGQKKYESAYRALEQFDPKNAHVAVVLKKEAIALNYYLLSLNLEVFGLRDLGPGEQVAQLRGKPGKYGSYQLPVAQVLGALKRRHPTDYRLDLGLGHYYYTLQQCGCGRQRFADDELLQKAQQYYAAAHAHQQEDYESRFATGFMLLREKQLAAAVPELERSVALNAQYPNAHYNLAYAYAALGRPAEALPHARQAAALYQVAEYKADAEGMAAALEQQLQGGPAPNLPGTREQASAAADTYAALREQVAAAVAGKAPNVRELTLKLFRLDPDNDAMYADLMDIYQAHNQFPALEVFFREQLPTAPQTPTAQGMLHFYVAILNMQLGRPAAAYPHFQQADTHLRQVAQADNPLFDTIRRGLAESKPRR; this is translated from the coding sequence ATGCGCGTGTTTTTATTGGGTGCCGTCCTGGTTTTGCTGGGTGCCGGCCCGCTGCGGGCCCAAACCGAGGCCGCCGTGCTGGCCCGGGCCGAGGCGCTTATCGGCCAGAAAAAGTACGAATCGGCGTACCGCGCCCTCGAGCAGTTCGACCCCAAAAACGCCCACGTGGCGGTGGTGCTGAAAAAGGAAGCCATTGCCCTGAACTACTACCTGCTGAGCCTGAACCTGGAGGTGTTTGGCCTGCGCGACCTAGGGCCCGGCGAGCAGGTAGCGCAGCTGCGCGGCAAGCCGGGCAAGTACGGCAGCTACCAGCTGCCCGTGGCCCAGGTGCTGGGCGCCCTGAAGCGCCGCCATCCCACCGATTACCGCCTCGACCTAGGGCTGGGCCATTACTACTACACCCTGCAGCAGTGCGGCTGCGGTCGGCAGCGCTTCGCCGACGACGAGCTGCTCCAAAAAGCCCAACAGTACTACGCCGCGGCCCACGCCCACCAGCAGGAAGATTACGAGTCGCGGTTTGCTACGGGCTTTATGCTGCTGCGCGAGAAGCAGCTGGCCGCCGCCGTGCCCGAGCTGGAGCGCTCGGTAGCCCTCAATGCCCAGTACCCCAACGCCCACTACAACCTGGCCTACGCCTACGCCGCCCTCGGCCGGCCCGCCGAGGCGCTGCCGCACGCCCGCCAGGCTGCCGCCCTCTACCAAGTAGCCGAGTACAAAGCCGATGCCGAAGGCATGGCCGCCGCCCTGGAGCAGCAATTGCAGGGCGGCCCGGCCCCCAACCTGCCGGGTACCCGCGAGCAGGCCAGCGCCGCGGCCGATACCTACGCGGCCCTGCGCGAGCAAGTAGCTGCCGCTGTGGCGGGCAAAGCCCCCAACGTTCGGGAGCTTACGCTAAAGCTGTTCCGGCTCGACCCCGACAACGACGCCATGTACGCCGACCTGATGGATATTTACCAGGCCCACAACCAGTTTCCGGCCCTGGAGGTGTTCTTTCGGGAGCAGCTGCCCACGGCGCCCCAAACCCCCACGGCGCAGGGCATGCTGCACTTCTACGTGGCTATCCTGAACATGCAGCTGGGCCGCCCGGCCGCCGCGTACCCGCACTTTCAGCAAGCCGATACGCACTTGCGCCAGGTGGCCCAGGCCGATAATCCGTTGTTTGATACCATCCGGCGCGGGTTGGCCGAAAGCAAGCCCCGCCGCTGA
- a CDS encoding lysophospholipid acyltransferase family protein: MLFYALLKPPVQLALRVFFRRLQIRNAERLQEPGPLLIAANHPNTLMDPLVVAANRRQQIHFLAKSTFFQNPVSRWFFERSNCIPVYRRQDVESGDANITPEQLQALNEKAFGRSYDHLGRGGTLMIFPEGTSIAERRLRPLKTGAARIALGAEARHQFKLGLRILPIGINYSASTRFRSDVLLNPAAPIVVADYAAQYRLDPEAAAEALTEELRRRLEQHLVVTRDDAEDALVRQIEATFGQYLVPEHNEGSPYEEFQLTRTLLQAVAWFERHSPDHLQELRRRVTDYTQELHRLRISDEALQRSGARRGRLKRGLLTALKVVLGFPVYAYGALNNYVPYIIPSVIAKRATQDVEFIAPIMLVTGMLTFGLMYPLQTWLVHRLTDNNWLTALYALSLPVTGFYALHYWNRLTQRLQRLRLLRLFREQRPVAEGVLRQRTTILRLLADARDAYVAARREASPRGLSEEKDGAAAAL; encoded by the coding sequence ATGCTCTTTTACGCCCTGCTGAAGCCCCCCGTGCAGCTCGCGCTGCGCGTGTTTTTCCGCCGCCTCCAGATCCGCAACGCCGAGCGCCTGCAGGAGCCGGGGCCGCTGCTCATCGCCGCCAACCACCCCAACACCCTGATGGACCCCTTGGTGGTGGCCGCCAACCGCCGGCAGCAGATTCATTTTCTGGCCAAGAGCACGTTTTTTCAGAACCCGGTGTCGCGGTGGTTTTTTGAGCGCTCCAACTGCATCCCCGTGTACCGCCGGCAAGACGTGGAATCCGGCGACGCCAACATCACGCCCGAGCAGCTGCAGGCCCTCAACGAAAAAGCCTTCGGCCGCAGCTACGACCACCTCGGGCGCGGCGGCACGCTCATGATTTTCCCGGAGGGCACCAGCATTGCCGAGCGCCGGCTGCGCCCGCTCAAAACCGGCGCCGCGCGCATTGCCCTGGGTGCCGAGGCGCGCCACCAGTTTAAGCTGGGGCTGCGCATCCTGCCCATCGGCATCAACTACTCCGCCTCCACCCGCTTCCGCTCCGATGTGCTCCTCAACCCGGCCGCGCCCATTGTGGTAGCCGATTACGCCGCCCAGTACCGCCTCGACCCCGAAGCCGCCGCCGAGGCCCTTACCGAGGAGCTGCGCCGCCGCCTGGAGCAGCACCTGGTGGTAACGCGCGACGACGCCGAAGACGCCCTGGTGCGCCAGATCGAGGCCACCTTTGGCCAGTACCTGGTGCCCGAGCACAACGAAGGCAGCCCCTACGAGGAGTTTCAGCTGACGCGCACCTTGCTGCAAGCCGTGGCCTGGTTTGAGCGCCACTCGCCCGACCACCTGCAGGAGCTGCGCCGCCGCGTAACCGACTACACCCAGGAGCTGCACCGCCTCCGCATCAGCGACGAAGCCCTGCAGCGCAGCGGCGCCCGGCGCGGCCGCCTGAAGCGGGGCCTGCTTACGGCCCTGAAGGTGGTACTGGGCTTTCCGGTGTATGCCTACGGCGCGCTCAACAACTACGTGCCCTACATCATCCCCTCCGTAATTGCCAAGCGCGCCACCCAGGATGTGGAGTTTATTGCGCCCATAATGCTGGTTACGGGCATGCTCACCTTCGGGCTGATGTACCCGCTGCAAACCTGGCTCGTGCACCGCCTCACCGACAACAACTGGCTGACGGCGCTCTACGCGCTCAGCCTGCCCGTTACCGGTTTCTACGCCCTGCACTACTGGAACCGCCTCACCCAGCGCCTCCAACGCCTGCGCCTGCTGCGCCTGTTTCGGGAGCAGCGGCCGGTGGCCGAAGGCGTGCTGCGCCAGCGCACCACCATTCTGCGCTTGCTGGCCGATGCCCGCGACGCCTACGTGGCCGCTCGGCGTGAGGCTTCGCCCCGCGGCTTATCCGAGGAAAAAGACGGGGCCGCGGCGGCGTTGTAG
- a CDS encoding FAD-dependent oxidoreductase, which produces MPKKPALLVVDDDPQVLAAIDRDLRQEFRQDYRILRAGSGAEGLEAIRQLKARAEPLALVLSDQRMPDMEGVQLLEQARTLFPEAKRVLLTAYADTEAAIRAINEAHLDYYLMKPWDPPQHLLYPTLHDLLATWQAQYQPRFQGVRLLGFQWSPQSHELKDFLAAYMVAFQWLDFETNPEAAVLLSSLGLTPSDLPITVFDDGTALAQPSRTAIAEKLGLALKASQPLYDVVVVGAGPSGLGAAVYGASEGLKTLLIERQTPGGQAGTSSRIENYLGFPTGLSGAELAHRAWAQAVRLGAEFLSPQEVTQLCVQDEYKVLTLADGSEVRTRAVVLTTGVSYRQLAVPGMERLTGAGVYYGAARTEARSCSQQDVYVVGGGNSAGQAAMYLAVFARKVYIVIRGASLAASMSAYLIEQIGRTPNIELLPYTEIKEVRGQDSLETVVLHHNQSGAEQECSARAVFVFIGAKPSTEWLCNAVLCDGKGFVITGRDLLADARFAPIWKKRREPYALETSVPGIFAAGDSRAGAMARVASAVGEGAMAIKFVHQYLDE; this is translated from the coding sequence ATGCCCAAGAAGCCAGCTTTGCTCGTGGTCGACGACGACCCGCAGGTACTCGCCGCCATCGACCGCGACTTGCGCCAGGAGTTTCGCCAGGACTACCGCATTCTGCGCGCTGGTTCGGGGGCCGAGGGGCTCGAGGCCATTCGTCAGCTAAAAGCCCGCGCCGAGCCACTGGCCCTGGTACTCTCCGATCAGCGCATGCCCGATATGGAGGGCGTGCAGCTGCTCGAGCAGGCGCGCACGCTCTTTCCGGAGGCCAAGCGCGTGCTGCTCACGGCCTACGCCGATACCGAGGCCGCTATCCGGGCCATCAACGAAGCGCACCTCGATTATTACCTCATGAAGCCCTGGGACCCGCCCCAGCACCTGCTCTACCCCACGCTGCACGATTTGCTGGCCACCTGGCAGGCGCAGTACCAGCCGCGCTTTCAGGGCGTGCGGCTGCTGGGCTTTCAATGGTCGCCGCAGTCGCACGAGCTCAAGGACTTTCTGGCGGCGTACATGGTGGCGTTTCAGTGGCTCGATTTCGAAACCAACCCCGAAGCGGCCGTACTGCTTAGCTCCCTAGGTCTGACGCCGAGCGACTTGCCCATAACCGTGTTCGACGACGGCACCGCCTTGGCGCAGCCCAGCCGCACGGCCATTGCCGAAAAGCTGGGCTTGGCCCTAAAAGCTTCGCAGCCACTCTACGATGTGGTGGTGGTGGGCGCCGGCCCCTCGGGCCTAGGTGCCGCGGTGTACGGGGCCTCCGAGGGCCTGAAAACCCTGCTGATTGAGCGGCAAACCCCCGGCGGGCAAGCTGGCACCTCGTCGCGCATCGAAAACTACCTAGGCTTCCCGACGGGCCTGAGCGGGGCCGAGCTGGCGCACCGGGCGTGGGCGCAAGCCGTGCGCCTGGGGGCCGAGTTTTTGTCGCCGCAGGAGGTAACGCAGCTGTGCGTGCAGGATGAGTACAAGGTGCTTACCCTGGCCGATGGCAGCGAGGTGCGCACCCGCGCCGTGGTGCTGACCACCGGCGTAAGCTACCGGCAGCTGGCCGTACCCGGCATGGAGCGGCTTACCGGCGCGGGCGTGTACTACGGCGCGGCCCGCACCGAGGCGCGCTCCTGCAGCCAGCAGGATGTGTACGTGGTGGGCGGTGGCAACTCGGCGGGCCAGGCGGCTATGTACCTGGCCGTGTTTGCACGCAAGGTGTACATCGTGATTCGCGGGGCGTCGTTGGCGGCGTCCATGTCGGCCTACCTCATCGAGCAGATCGGCCGCACGCCCAACATCGAGCTGCTGCCTTACACCGAAATAAAAGAGGTGCGCGGCCAGGATAGCCTCGAAACCGTGGTGCTGCACCACAACCAAAGCGGCGCCGAGCAGGAGTGCTCCGCCCGGGCCGTGTTTGTGTTCATCGGGGCCAAGCCCAGCACCGAGTGGCTGTGCAATGCCGTGCTCTGCGACGGCAAAGGCTTTGTAATTACCGGCCGCGATTTGCTGGCCGATGCCCGGTTTGCCCCCATCTGGAAAAAGCGCCGCGAACCCTACGCCCTCGAAACCTCGGTGCCGGGCATTTTCGCGGCCGGCGACAGCCGCGCCGGCGCCATGGCCCGCGTGGCCTCGGCCGTGGGCGAGGGGGCCATGGCCATCAAGTTTGTGCACCAATACCTCGACGAATAA